One region of Ictalurus punctatus breed USDA103 chromosome 6, Coco_2.0, whole genome shotgun sequence genomic DNA includes:
- the rnd3b gene encoding rho family GTPase 3b, with protein MEHAADVKCKMVVVGDSACGKTALLTVFAKDCFPESYVPTVFENYTASFEIDSLRVELSLWDTSGSPYYDNVRPLSYPDADAVLICFDISRPETLDSVLRKWKGEIEEFCPNTKMLLVGCKSDLRTDLATFVQLSNELPLTYDQGSNMAKQISAPYIECSALQSENSVRDIFHVAALACVNKSNKNVKRHKSSRATKRSSHMPGRPEHDSMSCLHKSKAKTCSVM; from the exons ATGGAGCACGCGGCAGATGTGAAGTGTaagatggtggtggtgggggacAGCGCGTGCGGCAAAACGGCCCTGCTCACCGTCTTCGCTAAAGACTGCTTCccggag AGCTACGTGCCGACCGTGTTTGAGAACTACACAGCCAGTTTTGAGATCGACTCTCTCCGAGTGGAGCTCAGCCTCTGGGACACATCTG GATCACCATACTATGACAACGTGCGTCCACTCTCATACCCTGACGCAGATGCTGTGCTCATCTGTTTCGACATCAGCCGACCAGAAACCCTGGACAGTGTGCTCAGGAAG TGGAAGGGTGAGATTGAGGAATTCTGTCCCAACACGAAAATGCTCCTGGTTGGTTGCAAGTCAGACCTGCGTACAGACCTGGCGACCTTTGTGCAGCTTTCTAACGAGTTGCCATTGACCTACGATcag ggttcAAACATGGCCAAGCAGATCTCAGCTCCTTACATTGAGTGTTCTGCACTGCAGTCAGAGAACAGCGTGAGAGACATTTTCCATGTGGCCGCTTTGGCCTGCGTCAACAAGAGCAACAAAAACGTAAAGCGTCACAAGTCTTCCCGAGCCACCAAGAGATCCTCGCACATGCCCGGTAGACCCGAGCATGATTCAATGTCGTGTCTGCACAAGAGCAAGGCTAAAACCTGTTCTGTCATGTGA